The DNA region CAGCTGACGCCGTCCGAACTGGTCATGATGCGGCTGTCGCTATCAAGCGCCACGGCAACGAACGTGTTGCCACCAAACGTCACATCAAACCAAAAAGCGATTGGCACACCGGTCTGACTTGTCCAATTCTCTCCGTCGggactggtcatgacacGATTGTCGCCATTAGAAGAGACTGCGAcaaactttcctttgccGTACGTGACGCTGTTCCATGAATTGTCAACCGCAGCGGTACGAGCCGTCCAATTCTCCCCGTCGggactggtcatgacacGATTGCTTCCACCAAGAGAGACTGCCACATACGTATTATTCCCGTGCGTGACGCTCGTCCATGAATTGTCAACCGCACTGGTACGACTCGTCCAAGCCATGCCGTCGGAACTGGTCATGACACGATTGCCGGTCCCAGTATTCGACACGGCGA from Phaeodactylum tricornutum CCAP 1055/1 chromosome 18, whole genome shotgun sequence includes:
- a CDS encoding predicted protein; protein product: MTSSDGMAWTSRTSAVDNSWTSVTHGNNTYVAVSLGGSNRVMTSPDGENWTARTAAVDNSWNSVTYGKGKFVAVSSNGDNRVMTSPDGENWTSQTGVPIAFWFDVTFGGNTFVAVALDSDSRIMTSSDGVSWTSQTTPAANSWLSVTFGANKFVAVASSGDGNRVMTG